From the genome of Oikeobacillus pervagus, one region includes:
- a CDS encoding DUF4365 domain-containing protein: MPNTNWAKLNSLQVGKYAEYFAKMEFASYGCDVYTSEVDDHGIDFIVKDKNRRFCEIQVKSLRGTGYVFMQKSKFDITNKNLYLALLIFEVGKMPDVFLIPAQAWEVPNGMFVDRNYDKPGQKSAPEWGINISKKNYSVLEIFKFEDTIKDFL; encoded by the coding sequence ATGCCAAATACAAATTGGGCGAAACTCAATTCCTTACAAGTAGGGAAATATGCAGAGTATTTTGCAAAGATGGAATTTGCTTCATATGGTTGTGATGTTTATACTTCGGAAGTGGATGACCATGGAATAGATTTTATCGTAAAGGACAAGAATCGTCGTTTCTGTGAGATTCAGGTAAAATCCCTTAGAGGAACTGGTTATGTATTTATGCAAAAAAGCAAGTTTGACATTACCAATAAAAATCTCTACCTAGCATTGTTGATTTTTGAAGTTGGAAAAATGCCTGATGTTTTCCTGATACCAGCACAAGCATGGGAAGTACCAAATGGAATGTTTGTTGATAGAAATTATGATAAACCAGGGCAAAAAAGTGCTCCAGAGTGGGGGATTAATATATCTAAAAAAAACTACTCCGTACTCGAAATCTTTAAATTTGAGGATACAATTAAAGACTTTTTATAA
- a CDS encoding sulfite oxidase, giving the protein MDRSNHHKVQPYLLTHSLLPENQETPIQFIKTDIIDNKLFYRRNHFSYPTLSYSNYWLPINGIVLTPLRLSMQDILQLPSKTIQVVLECSGDKRDLFEPKVFGEQWGKGAISQGYWKGVPLRTLLELSGIRKGAKEIVVEGYDFGERTDLNKVFTYSRSLPIEKALHPDTIIAYEYNHQPIPFKHGYPLRLIVPQWYAMASVKWIKQISVIDSNFTGPFQTIDYVFYPNKENNKDAFPVTTINVNSTIQKPLDMEVLNTGKHLIKGIAWTGNGFITKLEISVDGGSTWLNAKLEPTKDSSYGWQSWSYEWTISKKGEYMIMSKATDSYGRFQPSIPFWNKKGYGYNAIDKIKVKVE; this is encoded by the coding sequence ATGGACCGTTCAAACCACCATAAAGTGCAGCCATATTTATTGACGCATAGTTTGTTACCGGAAAATCAGGAGACACCCATTCAATTTATCAAGACTGACATTATAGATAATAAATTATTTTATAGGAGGAACCACTTTTCTTATCCAACGCTTTCTTACTCAAACTATTGGCTACCGATTAATGGGATAGTATTAACACCCCTACGGCTTTCCATGCAGGACATTCTTCAATTACCTTCAAAAACAATACAAGTTGTCCTTGAATGTTCAGGAGATAAACGTGACCTTTTCGAACCTAAAGTATTTGGAGAACAATGGGGAAAGGGGGCTATTAGCCAAGGTTATTGGAAGGGTGTACCGTTACGGACCCTACTTGAACTATCTGGAATAAGAAAAGGAGCAAAAGAAATTGTCGTGGAAGGGTATGATTTTGGAGAAAGAACCGATCTAAATAAGGTTTTTACCTACAGTAGAAGTTTACCTATTGAGAAGGCGCTCCACCCTGATACCATTATTGCATATGAATACAATCATCAGCCAATTCCGTTTAAACATGGTTATCCACTGAGATTAATTGTTCCACAGTGGTATGCGATGGCATCTGTTAAATGGATTAAGCAGATTAGTGTTATTGATTCTAATTTTACAGGCCCATTTCAGACAATCGATTATGTGTTTTACCCAAATAAAGAAAATAATAAAGATGCTTTCCCTGTTACCACAATAAATGTAAACTCGACTATTCAAAAACCCTTAGATATGGAAGTTTTAAATACTGGTAAGCATTTGATTAAAGGGATTGCTTGGACAGGTAATGGCTTTATTACAAAGTTAGAAATAAGTGTAGACGGTGGGAGTACTTGGCTAAATGCAAAATTAGAGCCAACTAAAGATTCTAGTTATGGCTGGCAATCTTGGTCTTATGAATGGACTATATCGAAGAAAGGTGAATATATGATTATGTCAAAAGCAACCGATTCATATGGCCGATTCCAGCCATCTATCCCTTTTTGGAATAAAAAGGGTTATGGGTATAATGCCATTGATAAAATAAAGGTTAAGGTAGAATAG